The genome window ACGTTAGCGGCGCTGCGTCTTGCGAAAGAAAAGGGTTACATGTCTGCGATGACCATTTGTAATGTCGCCGGTTCCTCATTGGTTCGTGAATCAGACATCGCCTTCATGACACGTGCAGGGACCGAGATCGGTGTGGCGTCTACGAAAGCATTTACGACGCAACTGGCGGCACTACTCATGATGGTGGTCGCGGTCGGTAAACAGAAAGGCACGGTTGATCAAGCGAAAGAAAAAGAAATTGTACAAGCGTTACACGCCTTGCCTGCCCAAATTGAAGCGGCACTTAAAACGGAAAAAGAAATCGAAGCGCTCGCTGAAGATTTTGCCGATAAGCACCACACACTATTTTTAGGTCGTGGTGAGTTTTACCCTATCGCGGTAGAAGCCTCACTCAAACTTAAAGAGATTTCTTACATTCACGCAGAAGCGTATGCCGCTGGTGAACTCAAGCATGGCCCGTTAGCCTTGATTGATGCCGATATGCCAGTTGTGGTTGTCGCGCCCAACAACGAACTGCTTGAAAAGCTGAAATCGAACATTGAAGAAGTGCGCGCTCGTGGCGGCTTATTGTATGTGTTCGCCGATGAAAACGCAGGATTTGTCAGTGATGAAACCATGACGGTCATTAAGATGCCACATGTTAATGAAATCACGGCTCCGATTTTCTTCACCATCCCAATGCAGTTATTGTCTTACTATGTGGCGTTGATTAAAGGCACCGACGTCGACCAGCCTCGTAACTTAGCGAAAGCGGTGACGGTAGAGTAAGTAGAGAGAGTCATTTAATCTCATATGTGAGAGTAGAATAAAGTTCCATACTAAGTAATAAAGATTCATACTGAGTATTAAAGCCCGAATTCAACTGCGAAGTGCGACACTCTCCAATATCAAGAAGCTAAAGCCATCTCCTCAAATATAATCGCTGCCTGCTTGAAGCCTAAACACTTTCTCGGACGGTAATTTATCCGCGATAAAGCGAACTCTATATCGATGTCCGTCACTGTCGTTAGATCGGTTCCTTTCTTCACATATTGCCTTAAAAGACCGTTCGCATTCTCATTAGCACCACGCTCCCAAGAACTGTACGGATGAGCAAAGTACACATCAGCCTTTAATTCTTTTGCGATGGTTTCATGACCTGCAAACTCTCGCCCGTTATCTGCCGTAATGGTATGGACATGTTTCTTATAGGGCTTCAGTAGCTCTATTGTCGCTTTGGTGACATCATCCGCTGACTTAGATGGCACTTTCTTTACCACGTAAAATCGAGTCTTACGCTCTAAAATAGTCACCATTGCACCTGTACCATGCTTACCTAGCACAGTGTCGATTTCCCAGTCACCAAACCGCTCCTTACTGTCAACGATGCTTGGTCTATCATCAATCGAAACGGCATTTTTTATCGCTGGAGCTTTCTCTTGTTTACCTCGGCGATACCGCTTATGACCTTGTCTCAAGTGACGATATAACTTACCGCCCAAGCGTTTATCTTGAGCAACAAAGCGATAGATCCACTCATGACTGACAGATGCACCAATTTTCGTTAATACATTAGAAATCTGCTCTGGACTCCAATCTGTTTCTAAAAGAAGGCGGATAAAATCGACACGTTCCTTTGGTATTCGGTATTTACGTGCTGTTTTGCGCTTTTTGGTAGACGACATCTGGGCTTCGTTAGGGCAATAATGCTCTCCCTTCCGACCGCGTTTAAGCTCACGGTATACCGTCGAGCGGTGGCACTGAACTGTTTTAGCTATTTCAGGAACCGAAATTCCCCGTTCCAAAAGAGCAGAAATCTGGTATCTTCTGCCTTCGGTCAACTGTTGATAATTCATGGTAGTACTGCTTGTTTCTTTGGCGAGAAGAGCGTACCACTTTCAGCAGTTGGCTTCCTCTTCTACATATTTCCATGAATGTCGCACTTATTATCTGAAATCGGGAGTATCATACTAAAATGGCTGAGATGGTAGTTTAACTGCTGCCATTTTTAAATCAAAAATGCCCCGAAGTGTTTTAAGAAGTATGTTTTGCTTGATAAGCTTTGGTTGTGATTTCAGACTCTAACGTTAATTTGCTAGACTAAGTAAGAGAGTACATAAAGGTGGACGAATGGACTACTTTGCGGAGGACCCCTTCTAGGTAATGTAAACCTGGAGGGTAAATGAAAAAACTAAAGCAACAGTACCGAAGCCATATAAAGGCTGATGGGCGTTTTCTATGGGATGTGTATCCTTGTGTTCGTAGTGGAATTCATAAGCACTTTTCAACTAAGCAGGAAAAGAGTTATTTTTTCCTTCATGAAATTGAGTATCGTGAGTATCCAATCAAACTGCGAGCGGCTAGAGGGAAATCACTGGCTAATCCTTGGGACGACTATCCTGCATACGTATATGACGTTGCTAAGTGCTGGAAGCATAATTCGAAAAGACGTCACCAGTACTACAAATAAATATTATTGAGCCTCGCGAATGCGAGGCTTATTTCTATCCATCTACATGTTTGCTTCCGACTAGCATGTAATGTCCCAAAGCGTCTTTCACTGTTATTACGCA of Vibrio zhugei contains these proteins:
- a CDS encoding IS30 family transposase, with the protein product MNYQQLTEGRRYQISALLERGISVPEIAKTVQCHRSTVYRELKRGRKGEHYCPNEAQMSSTKKRKTARKYRIPKERVDFIRLLLETDWSPEQISNVLTKIGASVSHEWIYRFVAQDKRLGGKLYRHLRQGHKRYRRGKQEKAPAIKNAVSIDDRPSIVDSKERFGDWEIDTVLGKHGTGAMVTILERKTRFYVVKKVPSKSADDVTKATIELLKPYKKHVHTITADNGREFAGHETIAKELKADVYFAHPYSSWERGANENANGLLRQYVKKGTDLTTVTDIDIEFALSRINYRPRKCLGFKQAAIIFEEMALAS